In a genomic window of Candidatus Eisenbacteria bacterium:
- a CDS encoding peptidylprolyl isomerase: MSRIWMSWLLLAGLTLVALPVSAQRLDGIAAVVNDEVVLQSDVEEQLYLFMMRAQAEPDSSIADTLRRQILDQLIDEKLIVAEAKRQSVTVPDAEVNKQVDEAVKEAKERMGSAEAFKAQLERENLTEAKLREKYKAEVRRQMLAQRLVQKQITRKTVTQAEAEAFFKANPDKFPKMPAEVRVSVIQILAAADSAADLKGRNKAQSARKRIEAGEKFAKVATEVSEDPSSARSGGDLGFFTRGQMDPAIEDAAFTQKIGVVSAPIRTSYGYHLLEVIERDTLKTRAKKDSLDAQGRPVLEAHARHILMRVDVTEADIERSRKKAERIRAEAAKGGDFGQLASRYSEYKGPQSAGGDLGFLSLGSLQPHIRGALDSLKVGQISRVLVNRAGFNIFKLTDKKPERPYTLDEIRAELPSAVGTIQFRDKYEAWVKGLRAKAHIEYRSS; the protein is encoded by the coding sequence TTGAGTCGAATCTGGATGTCGTGGTTGCTGCTGGCGGGTCTGACGTTGGTGGCGTTGCCCGTGTCCGCTCAGCGGCTGGACGGGATCGCGGCGGTCGTCAACGACGAGGTGGTGCTCCAGAGCGACGTGGAAGAGCAGCTCTACCTCTTCATGATGCGCGCTCAAGCCGAGCCCGACTCTTCGATCGCCGACACGCTGCGCCGCCAGATCCTCGACCAGCTGATCGACGAGAAGCTGATCGTCGCCGAGGCCAAGCGCCAGTCGGTCACGGTCCCCGACGCCGAGGTCAACAAACAGGTCGACGAGGCGGTCAAGGAAGCGAAGGAGCGGATGGGCAGCGCCGAAGCATTCAAGGCGCAGCTCGAGCGCGAGAACCTCACCGAAGCCAAGCTGCGTGAGAAGTACAAAGCCGAAGTGCGGCGGCAGATGCTGGCCCAGCGGCTGGTGCAGAAGCAGATCACCCGAAAGACGGTGACCCAGGCGGAGGCGGAGGCCTTCTTCAAGGCCAATCCCGACAAGTTCCCGAAGATGCCTGCCGAGGTCCGGGTCTCGGTCATCCAGATCCTCGCGGCCGCGGATTCCGCGGCCGATCTGAAGGGCCGCAACAAGGCTCAGAGCGCCAGGAAGCGCATCGAAGCCGGGGAGAAGTTCGCCAAGGTGGCCACCGAGGTCTCGGAGGATCCTTCCTCGGCTCGCTCCGGCGGCGATCTCGGCTTCTTCACCCGCGGCCAGATGGACCCGGCGATCGAGGATGCCGCGTTCACCCAGAAGATCGGCGTGGTGAGCGCTCCGATCCGGACGTCGTACGGCTATCACCTGCTCGAGGTCATCGAGCGCGACACGCTGAAGACCCGAGCCAAGAAGGACAGTCTCGACGCCCAGGGCCGCCCGGTGCTGGAGGCCCACGCGCGCCACATCCTGATGCGGGTCGATGTCACCGAGGCCGACATCGAGCGTTCCCGCAAGAAGGCCGAGAGGATCCGCGCGGAGGCGGCGAAGGGCGGCGACTTCGGCCAGCTGGCTTCGCGGTACAGCGAATACAAGGGCCCGCAGTCCGCCGGAGGTGACCTGGGGTTCCTGTCTCTGGGGAGCCTGCAACCTCACATCCGTGGAGCGCTCGACTCGCTCAAAGTGGGGCAGATCAGCCGGGTGCTGGTGAATCGCGCCGGCTTCAACATCTTCAAGCTGACCGACAAGAAGCCCGAGCGTCCCTACACGCTCGACGAGATCCGCGCCGAGCTGCCGTCGGCCGTCGGGACCATTCAATTCAGGGACAAGTACGAGGCCTGGGTGAAGGGCCTCCGAGCCAAGGCCCACATCGAGTACCGGAGCTCGTAG